The Spirochaetota bacterium genome has a segment encoding these proteins:
- the ileS gene encoding isoleucine--tRNA ligase, protein MDYSKTVNLPTTDFPMKANLPQREPELLKLWEKENIYARILESRKNDELYILHDGPPYANGHIHLGHALNKILKDIIVKHKTMMGYKSPYVPGWDCHGLPIEHSVMKDLGSKAETMPKEKIRGLCRDFAEKFIKIQMEEFKRLGVFGDYENPYKTMTRDYEATIVESFGKILEKGYIYRSKKPIYWCPTCVTALAEAEVEYADHTTPAIYVKFKVDPATIQTPGMDPDNTYVIIWTTTPWTLPANLAVSFHPEFQYSAVKFGNEYYIVAKGLIMQIEGAVGKARDGEIELPGEAVRKLKVYHPFINRESKVIFGTHVTLDAGTGIVHTAPGHGHEDYIVGLEYGLDVYCPVDERGRFTDDYPEMKGVNVFDANDPIVEMLKKINVLIQTEKINHSYPHCWRCKKPLIFRATEQWFLNIDHDDLRKKGLDNVNKTEWIPSWGQSRFLGMVETRPDWCLSRQRSWGVPIPSFRCEKCGENLMSAESVKLFGEIARTRGIDSWFTDDIKDLIPNGTKCKCGGDSFTKEFDILDVWFDSGVSHFAVLDVWKDHRWPADLYLEGSDQHRGWFQSSFWPAMVLRGRAPYNTVLTHGFMLDEEGKAMSKSQGNVIAPEKLIKEYGADILRMWVSSEDYRNDVRIGMQMMKQIADSYRRFRNTFKFIIGNLSDFTPDKAVPYEELGDLDKWLLHKLYTLSARIIEHYEKFEFHLVYRKLLNFCAVELSSIYFDISKDILYVELPDSKKRRANQTVQQELLNSLVRLMAPILAFTMEEIWQFNKNTGSIHMERYYKLDDRFNNPDIEQKIEGLVNIKNDVLKELEICRRDKVLKSSLEADITLFVKDNAAKEMMASMGPELSRFFQVASVTLVPEKGAAMRDYDNASVAVKKTGGKKCVRCWNYFETLGSDPDHPELCRRCTDIIKVIK, encoded by the coding sequence ATGGACTATTCAAAGACCGTCAACCTGCCGACCACTGATTTCCCGATGAAGGCCAACCTGCCCCAGCGGGAGCCGGAACTGCTCAAGCTCTGGGAAAAGGAAAACATCTATGCCAGGATCCTTGAGTCACGGAAGAATGATGAGCTCTATATCCTTCATGACGGGCCGCCCTATGCCAATGGCCATATCCACCTGGGTCATGCCCTGAACAAGATCCTGAAAGACATCATCGTGAAGCACAAGACCATGATGGGCTACAAGTCCCCCTACGTGCCCGGATGGGACTGCCACGGCCTCCCCATCGAGCACAGCGTCATGAAAGACCTTGGCTCCAAGGCTGAGACCATGCCCAAGGAGAAGATCCGCGGCCTGTGCCGCGATTTCGCAGAGAAGTTCATAAAAATACAGATGGAGGAATTCAAGCGCCTGGGCGTTTTCGGCGATTACGAAAACCCCTACAAGACCATGACCCGCGACTACGAGGCGACCATCGTCGAGTCCTTCGGCAAGATCCTTGAAAAAGGATATATCTACCGGAGCAAGAAGCCGATCTACTGGTGCCCCACCTGCGTGACCGCCCTGGCCGAGGCGGAGGTTGAATACGCCGATCACACGACACCGGCGATCTATGTGAAATTCAAGGTCGATCCCGCCACGATACAAACGCCCGGCATGGACCCCGACAACACCTACGTGATCATATGGACCACGACGCCCTGGACCCTTCCGGCGAACCTGGCGGTGAGCTTCCACCCGGAATTCCAGTACTCAGCGGTGAAGTTCGGCAACGAGTACTACATCGTCGCCAAGGGCCTCATCATGCAGATCGAGGGCGCCGTCGGCAAGGCCAGGGACGGCGAGATCGAGCTGCCCGGCGAAGCCGTCAGGAAACTCAAGGTCTACCATCCATTTATAAACCGGGAATCGAAGGTCATCTTCGGCACCCATGTCACCCTAGACGCCGGCACCGGCATCGTCCACACCGCCCCGGGCCACGGCCACGAGGACTACATCGTGGGCCTCGAATACGGCCTCGATGTCTACTGCCCCGTGGATGAACGGGGACGCTTCACCGATGATTACCCCGAGATGAAGGGCGTCAATGTCTTTGACGCCAACGATCCCATCGTGGAGATGCTGAAGAAGATAAACGTGCTCATCCAGACCGAAAAGATAAACCACTCCTATCCCCACTGCTGGCGCTGCAAAAAGCCCCTGATCTTCCGGGCCACGGAGCAGTGGTTCTTGAACATCGACCATGACGACCTCAGGAAAAAGGGCCTCGACAACGTAAACAAGACCGAATGGATCCCCTCCTGGGGGCAGTCCCGGTTCCTGGGGATGGTGGAGACCAGGCCCGACTGGTGCCTGTCTCGCCAGCGCTCCTGGGGCGTTCCGATCCCCTCCTTCCGGTGCGAGAAGTGCGGCGAAAACCTGATGAGCGCCGAAAGCGTAAAGCTCTTCGGCGAGATAGCCCGCACAAGGGGAATCGACTCCTGGTTCACGGACGACATCAAGGATCTCATACCCAACGGCACAAAATGCAAATGCGGCGGCGATTCCTTTACGAAGGAATTTGACATCCTCGATGTCTGGTTCGATTCAGGGGTCTCTCACTTCGCCGTGCTGGACGTGTGGAAGGACCACCGGTGGCCCGCCGACCTCTACCTCGAGGGAAGCGACCAGCACCGGGGCTGGTTCCAGTCCTCCTTCTGGCCCGCGATGGTGCTTCGCGGCCGCGCGCCGTACAACACCGTCCTCACCCACGGCTTCATGCTCGACGAGGAGGGCAAGGCGATGAGCAAGTCCCAGGGGAACGTCATCGCCCCCGAAAAGCTGATAAAGGAATACGGAGCCGATATCCTGCGCATGTGGGTCTCTTCCGAGGACTACCGCAACGACGTCCGCATCGGCATGCAGATGATGAAGCAGATCGCCGATTCGTACCGCCGGTTCCGCAACACCTTCAAGTTCATCATCGGCAACCTGTCGGACTTCACCCCGGATAAGGCCGTGCCCTACGAAGAGCTGGGGGACCTGGACAAGTGGCTCCTGCACAAGCTCTACACCCTTTCGGCGAGGATCATCGAGCATTATGAGAAGTTCGAGTTTCACCTGGTATACCGGAAGCTGCTCAATTTCTGCGCCGTTGAGCTCTCGTCCATCTATTTCGACATCTCCAAGGACATTCTCTACGTGGAGCTGCCCGATTCGAAGAAGCGGCGGGCGAACCAGACCGTGCAGCAGGAGCTCTTGAACTCCCTTGTGCGGCTCATGGCGCCGATCCTGGCCTTTACCATGGAGGAGATCTGGCAGTTCAACAAGAACACCGGCTCCATCCACATGGAGCGCTACTACAAGCTCGATGACCGCTTCAACAATCCCGATATCGAGCAGAAGATCGAGGGCCTGGTAAACATCAAGAACGACGTGCTGAAAGAGCTCGAAATATGCCGCAGGGACAAGGTGCTGAAATCGTCCCTGGAGGCGGACATAACCCTGTTCGTCAAGGACAACGCGGCCAAGGAGATGATGGCCTCCATGGGTCCGGAGCTCTCCCGGTTCTTCCAGGTGGCATCAGTGACCCTGGTCCCGGAGAAGGGAGCGGCCATGCGCGATTACGATAACGCTTCGGTGGCGGTCAAAAAGACCGGCGGTAAAAAATGCGTCCGCTGCTGGAATTACTTCGAAACCCTGGGGAGCGACCCGGACCATCCGGAGCTCTGCCGGCGCTGTACTGACATAATAAAGGTGATTAAATAG
- the lspA gene encoding signal peptidase II, which produces MKREHLQTYLLPLGLITAILSLDIVTKFLIVRNYGFGDRTDFLNGFLRIALVYNEGGVFGILQGHKNLFLIVSIVVLALMIVYYFFEKNKSLLFNTSMALIVAGAVGNIIDRLVPGRPGVVDFISIGVDGVYRWPSFNVADSSIVVGAFLLIVVFYKEELKRKKQASE; this is translated from the coding sequence ATGAAACGCGAACATTTGCAGACCTATCTGCTGCCACTGGGGCTCATCACGGCTATCCTTTCCCTGGATATCGTGACCAAATTCCTTATCGTCCGTAACTACGGGTTCGGCGACCGTACCGACTTTCTGAACGGGTTCCTGAGGATCGCCCTCGTCTATAACGAGGGCGGCGTCTTCGGGATACTGCAGGGGCACAAGAACCTTTTCCTCATCGTGTCCATCGTCGTGCTGGCCCTGATGATCGTGTATTACTTCTTCGAGAAGAACAAATCGCTCCTCTTCAACACGTCCATGGCCCTCATTGTGGCCGGCGCCGTGGGGAACATCATCGACCGTCTTGTGCCGGGACGCCCGGGCGTGGTCGACTTTATCTCCATCGGCGTGGATGGCGTGTACCGGTGGCCGTCCTTCAATGTCGCCGATTCATCCATCGTGGTGGGCGCTTTTCTGCTGATCGTGGTTTTTTACAAGGAAGAGCTTAAGCGGAAAAAACAGGCTTCTGAATAG
- a CDS encoding methyl-accepting chemotaxis protein, translating to MNEYILFACILVSVFFLLTGVSYGLYRWKIITKLFIIFVISVAFITYLGFILGKMGMTFKVSLITIPIGLVTGVVAVLFINSLIVRPIKDMQKAISRISNGDLNVDINLTSRDEFGEISDQLKTMARKLSQMIGTMADLSRYLVDASQQIRNASQSLSASSSEQSANIEEISSSLEEILANVTENARKSLDARTVTDDSSRKAVDGGKQIEDAILSISDISKDTEKVTEIVDFINSIAFQTNLLALNAAVEAARAGEHGRGFAVVAAEVRNLAQRTSQSSKEISDLIANSLGTIRQGENLSANSIGSMRGIIDSSKTIVQLVEEMALSNTEIEQGVRQISSSMNGLGEISQKNASSSEEMAGTADSLANLVKNLNDIM from the coding sequence ATGAATGAATACATTCTCTTCGCCTGTATCCTTGTCTCTGTTTTTTTTCTTCTTACCGGCGTTTCCTATGGCCTTTACAGGTGGAAAATCATTACCAAGCTGTTCATCATTTTTGTTATCTCGGTAGCTTTTATAACCTACCTGGGATTTATCCTGGGAAAAATGGGGATGACCTTCAAGGTCAGTCTGATCACGATCCCGATCGGCCTCGTCACCGGCGTTGTGGCGGTTCTTTTTATCAATTCACTGATTGTTCGTCCGATCAAAGACATGCAAAAGGCCATATCCAGGATTTCCAATGGAGATCTCAATGTTGACATCAATCTGACCAGCCGGGATGAATTCGGCGAAATATCAGATCAGTTAAAGACAATGGCCCGGAAACTCAGCCAGATGATCGGCACTATGGCGGACCTGAGCAGGTATCTTGTTGATGCATCGCAGCAGATACGCAATGCATCGCAATCCCTCAGCGCCAGCTCATCGGAACAATCAGCAAACATCGAGGAGATATCCTCCTCCCTTGAGGAGATCCTGGCCAACGTTACGGAAAACGCCCGGAAATCACTCGACGCGAGAACAGTAACCGACGATTCGTCGCGGAAAGCCGTTGACGGTGGAAAGCAGATAGAGGATGCAATCCTGTCGATCAGTGACATCAGCAAGGACACAGAGAAGGTGACCGAGATCGTCGATTTCATCAACAGCATCGCCTTCCAGACCAACCTCCTGGCCCTCAACGCGGCGGTCGAAGCGGCCCGGGCCGGTGAGCACGGCAGGGGATTTGCCGTGGTGGCCGCCGAGGTGCGGAACCTGGCGCAAAGGACCTCACAATCGTCGAAAGAGATCAGCGACCTGATCGCCAATTCCCTGGGAACGATCAGGCAGGGAGAAAACCTATCAGCGAACAGCATCGGATCGATGAGAGGAATAATAGACTCGTCAAAGACCATCGTGCAACTGGTCGAGGAGATGGCCCTGTCCAATACGGAGATAGAGCAGGGGGTACGTCAGATCAGCTCCAGCATGAACGGTCTGGGTGAGATATCCCAGAAAAACGCTTCCTCGTCGGAGGAAATGGCAGGCACGGCGGACAGCCTCGCAAATCTGGTCAAGAACCTCAATGATATTATGTGA
- a CDS encoding (Fe-S)-binding protein, which produces MEKEKGMELKKILKTRLNRPMRYYVDTCTRCGLCYDTCHAFQGIPKKEYSPVGRAEVIRKLYKKYTRPSGFLFPYWSDATKFSDTVMDQLYEAAWSCTGCRRCVVNCPFGIDTGMMMGVAKHLLVANGTAPEELVMLADAAVEKGKSIDQFKEGYRNVIRDLEKEVQKKLNLPSSDGLIPMEKKDANILYVGLAGAHSIVNPAIIFSAAKENWTLSFFEAVNFGFFAGDPEKANFIAQRIIKEATSLNVKEVVIVECGTAFRILRALMGKLPFKVSSIVEVIHRYLKEGKIKLKEGSVTEPVTYHDPCQLGRNGGVFEEPRDIIRRIVTDYREMTPTKGQNWCCGGGGGLVALDNEDFRIKTGKPKKEQIVATGAKIVVTACENCVSQLKTIQSGYGLDVEVKYLTELVCENMIV; this is translated from the coding sequence ATGGAAAAAGAAAAAGGGATGGAACTGAAAAAAATCCTTAAAACGCGTCTCAATAGGCCGATGCGTTATTATGTGGACACCTGCACCCGGTGCGGTCTCTGCTATGACACCTGCCATGCCTTTCAAGGCATACCGAAAAAAGAGTACTCCCCCGTAGGCAGGGCCGAAGTGATCCGCAAGCTCTACAAGAAATACACTCGTCCCAGCGGTTTCCTATTCCCCTACTGGAGCGATGCGACGAAATTCAGCGATACGGTGATGGACCAGCTCTACGAGGCGGCGTGGTCCTGCACCGGGTGCCGCCGCTGCGTTGTCAACTGTCCTTTTGGCATCGATACTGGCATGATGATGGGGGTGGCCAAGCACCTCCTGGTAGCCAACGGCACCGCCCCGGAGGAGCTCGTCATGCTCGCCGATGCGGCAGTGGAAAAGGGGAAAAGCATCGACCAGTTCAAGGAAGGATACCGGAACGTCATCCGCGACCTCGAAAAGGAGGTTCAGAAAAAGCTTAACCTGCCGTCTTCCGACGGCCTGATTCCCATGGAGAAAAAGGACGCAAATATCCTTTACGTCGGCCTTGCCGGCGCCCATTCCATCGTGAATCCCGCGATCATTTTCAGTGCTGCCAAAGAAAACTGGACCCTGAGCTTTTTCGAGGCTGTCAATTTCGGCTTTTTCGCCGGTGATCCTGAAAAGGCGAATTTCATCGCCCAGCGCATCATCAAGGAAGCGACATCACTGAACGTGAAGGAAGTGGTCATCGTCGAGTGCGGCACCGCTTTCAGGATACTCAGGGCCCTCATGGGAAAGCTTCCCTTTAAGGTGTCTAGCATCGTCGAGGTGATACATCGCTACCTGAAAGAAGGAAAGATCAAGCTCAAGGAAGGCTCTGTCACGGAACCGGTCACCTACCATGACCCGTGCCAGCTGGGAAGAAACGGCGGCGTCTTCGAGGAGCCGCGTGATATAATCCGAAGAATAGTCACCGACTACCGGGAAATGACGCCGACAAAGGGCCAGAACTGGTGCTGCGGCGGTGGCGGAGGCCTGGTGGCCCTGGATAACGAGGATTTCAGGATAAAGACCGGGAAGCCGAAAAAGGAGCAGATTGTGGCGACGGGGGCGAAAATCGTGGTCACCGCCTGCGAGAACTGCGTTTCTCAATTGAAGACCATACAGAGCGGCTACGGACTGGACGTAGAAGTGAAATACCTGACCGAGCTTGTGTGCGAGAATATGATCGTGTGA
- a CDS encoding respiratory nitrate reductase subunit gamma, with the protein MWSKIFYFAMVPMVYSAFAMLIGGLLFKLIVVFFSKKFPGSLATFPKRLPRPIGVAAEAFAVPAAWKKDKVFWLFIIVFHVAFVLLFIGHLELIREFKVLQIIPHDVFLGAGAVGIVLTLSVLYFFFRRFKSPWREISAPEDFLFLIMLFLTIFLGSHLHLSARFYAGGGAFDIPVEAYREYLSSLVAFKPVVPSGIADSPHYVLVVLHVFLANLVLMMIPFSKVVHMAFAFLSLNLRRK; encoded by the coding sequence ATGTGGAGCAAGATATTTTATTTTGCCATGGTGCCCATGGTGTATTCGGCCTTTGCCATGTTGATCGGCGGCCTGTTGTTCAAGCTCATTGTGGTATTCTTTTCAAAAAAATTTCCCGGTTCGCTGGCGACCTTTCCGAAGCGTTTGCCGAGACCCATTGGGGTAGCCGCCGAGGCCTTCGCGGTTCCGGCGGCCTGGAAGAAGGACAAGGTCTTCTGGCTCTTCATCATTGTCTTCCACGTGGCCTTTGTCCTTCTTTTCATCGGCCATCTTGAGCTTATCCGGGAATTCAAGGTGCTGCAGATAATCCCCCACGATGTTTTCCTGGGGGCCGGAGCGGTCGGCATCGTGCTTACGCTTTCGGTGCTCTATTTTTTCTTCCGCAGATTCAAATCCCCCTGGCGTGAGATTTCCGCGCCTGAGGACTTCCTGTTCCTGATCATGCTGTTCCTGACGATCTTCCTGGGGAGCCATCTGCACCTGTCGGCGCGGTTCTACGCGGGCGGGGGCGCCTTCGACATACCGGTGGAGGCGTACCGCGAATACCTGTCGAGCCTGGTGGCCTTTAAGCCGGTCGTTCCCTCGGGCATAGCCGATTCTCCACACTATGTCCTGGTGGTGCTCCATGTTTTCCTCGCGAACCTGGTCCTTATGATGATTCCCTTCTCGAAAGTGGTGCACATGGCCTTCGCGTTTCTTTCATTGAACCTCAGGAGGAAGTAA
- a CDS encoding sulfurtransferase TusA family protein: protein MKADITMDLKGLACPMPVVKVSQQIKKMQIGQVLAAETTDPGAHADFPAWAKSTGNEIVSTDKKDTVTTFFIKKLK from the coding sequence ATTAAAGCAGATATCACAATGGATCTGAAGGGATTGGCGTGCCCCATGCCGGTGGTGAAAGTGAGCCAGCAGATCAAGAAAATGCAGATTGGCCAGGTCCTTGCAGCCGAGACAACCGATCCCGGGGCTCACGCTGATTTCCCGGCCTGGGCCAAGAGCACGGGCAATGAAATAGTCAGCACCGACAAAAAAGACACTGTTACTACATTCTTCATCAAGAAGCTGAAATAG
- a CDS encoding DsrE/DsrF/DrsH-like family protein, with protein MRDERKNKLSMVVFSGDLDKLLAAFIIGTGAAAMGMEVVMFFTFWATPALRDPKKKGKGKDLFGKMFGFMLPKGAAKVTLSKMHMGGMGTAMMKTLMKKKNVASLPELIALAGEMGVQIYICEMSMDLMGFKREEMIDVPGRDFVGVAKFLLEAGDSRIQLFI; from the coding sequence ATGCGCGATGAGCGCAAAAACAAACTCTCCATGGTGGTTTTCAGCGGAGACCTGGACAAGCTCCTTGCCGCGTTCATCATTGGGACGGGCGCGGCGGCTATGGGCATGGAAGTGGTCATGTTCTTCACCTTCTGGGCCACCCCCGCCCTGAGGGACCCGAAAAAGAAGGGCAAGGGCAAGGACCTGTTCGGAAAAATGTTCGGGTTCATGCTCCCCAAGGGAGCGGCCAAGGTTACACTGTCCAAGATGCATATGGGCGGCATGGGCACGGCCATGATGAAAACACTCATGAAGAAAAAGAACGTCGCCTCCCTGCCGGAGTTGATAGCCCTTGCCGGAGAGATGGGAGTTCAGATCTACATCTGCGAAATGTCCATGGACCTTATGGGATTCAAGCGGGAGGAGATGATCGACGTGCCGGGAAGGGATTTTGTTGGCGTTGCCAAATTCCTTCTGGAGGCCGGTGACAGCAGGATACAGCTATTCATTTAA
- the xseB gene encoding exodeoxyribonuclease VII small subunit, with protein sequence MEKKKTAKSMAEKTEKIDFEKALQKLEEIAVKLEDGDLGLDESISQFEKGMKLAKFCRQKLDEAERKIEILQKGADGQVSAKEVDVDDASGEIENEDDLQGSLL encoded by the coding sequence ATGGAAAAGAAAAAAACGGCTAAGTCCATGGCTGAAAAGACAGAGAAAATAGATTTCGAAAAGGCCCTGCAGAAGCTCGAGGAAATAGCGGTGAAACTCGAGGACGGCGACCTGGGCCTCGATGAATCGATCAGCCAGTTTGAGAAGGGAATGAAACTGGCCAAGTTCTGCAGGCAGAAGCTCGATGAGGCGGAGCGCAAGATCGAAATATTGCAGAAGGGCGCAGACGGCCAGGTTTCCGCCAAAGAAGTCGATGTAGATGACGCCTCGGGTGAGATCGAAAACGAGGATGACCTGCAGGGATCTCTTTTATAA
- a CDS encoding exodeoxyribonuclease VII large subunit: MNDTSSQQKIYTVAELTRSIKRTLEGRADFNNLWVKGEIFNLTFHSSGHIYFSLRDNDAVIAAVFFKHANRNIDFRLKEGMSILALGSITVYEKRGSYQINVSMVKQEGLGDLQRRIELLKQKLAAEGIFNPDRKRPIPFLPRRLGVATSPTGAAVRDIIKVATRRYPNIEIVIAPAIVQGNDAPVSIARAIEELNSPGYRIDCIIAGRGGGSFEDLMPFNEEIVVRAFYNSRVPIISAVGHQIDHPLCDDAADAYAPTPSAAAEMAVPTRQDLAGEIEYLMIRTSNAVGSLIRDLNTRVEGIRSRRIFRDPYEIVNRKEQMLADMLGQMLGSLKDKVSAGKSRLLSIPDIRMIMKNMINNKKHSYVMVLKALEQLSPMAVLRRGYAIATDEEGSVIRSVDDVEIDGLIRLLLSDGTVQCGVNSITRGGSDGKEKNG; the protein is encoded by the coding sequence ATGAACGACACCTCGTCACAGCAGAAAATTTACACCGTGGCCGAGCTGACCCGCAGCATCAAGCGGACCCTGGAGGGGCGGGCCGATTTCAACAACCTGTGGGTCAAGGGCGAGATCTTCAACCTGACATTTCATTCATCCGGCCACATCTACTTCAGCCTCAGGGACAACGACGCGGTCATTGCCGCGGTTTTTTTCAAGCACGCCAACCGGAACATTGATTTCAGGCTGAAGGAGGGGATGAGCATCCTGGCCCTCGGCAGCATCACTGTATACGAGAAACGGGGCAGCTACCAGATCAATGTCTCCATGGTCAAGCAGGAGGGCCTGGGGGACCTGCAGCGGCGGATAGAGCTGCTGAAGCAGAAGCTCGCGGCCGAAGGGATTTTCAATCCCGACAGGAAAAGGCCGATCCCCTTCCTTCCCCGGCGCCTGGGCGTCGCGACATCGCCCACCGGCGCGGCAGTGAGGGACATCATCAAGGTGGCCACGCGGCGCTACCCGAACATTGAGATCGTCATCGCCCCGGCCATCGTGCAGGGGAATGACGCGCCGGTATCCATTGCCCGGGCCATCGAGGAGCTGAACAGTCCCGGGTACCGGATCGACTGCATCATTGCCGGAAGGGGCGGCGGCTCCTTCGAGGACCTGATGCCCTTTAACGAGGAAATCGTGGTCCGGGCATTTTACAATTCGCGGGTCCCCATCATATCCGCCGTGGGTCACCAGATCGACCACCCCCTGTGCGACGACGCGGCAGACGCCTACGCGCCGACTCCATCCGCCGCCGCAGAGATGGCGGTTCCCACCAGGCAGGATCTGGCCGGAGAGATCGAGTATCTGATGATACGGACGTCCAACGCGGTGGGATCCCTTATTCGGGACCTGAACACAAGGGTCGAGGGGATCCGCTCGCGCCGTATCTTCCGGGATCCCTACGAAATAGTCAACCGGAAGGAACAGATGCTGGCGGACATGCTGGGCCAGATGCTGGGGAGCCTCAAGGACAAGGTCTCCGCCGGTAAAAGCCGCCTTCTCTCGATTCCCGATATCCGCATGATAATGAAAAATATGATCAATAATAAAAAACACTCCTACGTGATGGTGCTCAAGGCGCTGGAGCAGCTTTCGCCCATGGCGGTGCTCCGGAGGGGCTATGCCATCGCCACGGATGAGGAAGGGTCGGTCATTCGGTCTGTCGATGACGTGGAGATCGACGGTTTGATACGGCTCCTGCTGTCCGACGGGACAGTGCAGTGCGGCGTCAATTCTATCACGCGCGGAGGAAGCGATGGAAAAGAAAAAAACGGCTAA
- a CDS encoding response regulator, whose translation MLTDELAESNQKLLTHDRLKTEFFTNVSHELRTPLTLILAPLGALINDPKGVVSENVRNTLTIMQNNGLRLLKQINNLLDFAKLEAGRMRLNFQEVELIKFCEDIVATVQHMAGTRGLKLYFQYQMKDGIRVMIDTEQFEKVIINLLHNAIKFTAAGGRIILSIDNSENEVELVVEDTGEGIPADMLETIFDRFAQVDGSSTRSREGTGLGLSLAKEIVELHGGSIRAQSALGRGSRFIVQIKKGDDHIHEDVRDRRKAEQPVQYKKRASDVEGLKVSDVVSNYRQLQLIDLEQRLDLETYEHRSGIHDYTILIIDDNPDILKLMHFLLKDEFDLLLCNSGRKGLAMLRENIPDLVICDVMMPEMDGYSFCREVKSDPSLKHIPIILVTARAGSEMLVAGIDSGANDYLAKPFDADELKARVRSLLRTRTIEEALALANHNLKVRTDDLVDRQRILLLAMVKSLVSTIEAKDNYTKDHSLRVSRYSMALARKMGFADHELKDLELAALLHDVGKIAVPEEILHNTCKLTDSEFAQIKNHPVNGALIIKPITEFNNVASIIIAHHEHYNGKGYPNALYKDDIPIGARVMAIADAYDAMTSERPYRTALSHNFTLKEIVRCSGSQFDPGIVDIFLGIHDSFSEIHASGALAASIENN comes from the coding sequence ATGCTGACCGATGAGCTCGCCGAGTCAAACCAGAAGCTCCTTACCCATGACCGCCTGAAGACCGAATTCTTCACCAATGTGAGCCATGAGCTGCGCACGCCCCTTACACTCATACTGGCGCCCCTTGGAGCCCTGATCAATGACCCGAAGGGCGTTGTTTCGGAAAATGTGCGGAACACCCTGACCATCATGCAAAACAACGGCCTCAGGTTGCTGAAACAGATCAACAACCTTCTCGATTTCGCAAAGCTGGAAGCGGGGAGGATGCGCCTCAACTTCCAGGAAGTTGAGCTTATTAAGTTCTGCGAAGATATCGTGGCCACAGTGCAGCACATGGCGGGAACCCGCGGGTTGAAGCTCTATTTCCAGTACCAGATGAAAGACGGGATCCGGGTCATGATCGACACGGAGCAGTTTGAAAAGGTCATTATCAATCTCCTTCATAACGCGATCAAGTTCACCGCGGCCGGGGGAAGGATCATCCTGTCAATCGACAATTCCGAGAATGAAGTGGAGCTTGTCGTCGAGGACACGGGGGAAGGAATACCCGCCGATATGCTCGAAACCATTTTCGACCGCTTTGCCCAGGTGGACGGATCATCCACCAGGAGCAGGGAGGGCACCGGGCTGGGATTGTCCCTCGCAAAAGAAATCGTCGAGCTCCATGGCGGGTCAATCCGGGCCCAGAGCGCTCTGGGAAGGGGCTCGCGCTTTATCGTCCAGATCAAAAAGGGTGATGACCATATCCATGAGGATGTGCGGGACAGGAGGAAAGCGGAGCAGCCGGTGCAATACAAGAAGCGGGCCAGCGACGTTGAGGGCCTCAAGGTCAGCGACGTGGTGAGCAATTACCGGCAGCTGCAGCTCATCGACCTTGAACAGCGCCTTGATCTGGAAACGTACGAACACCGGAGCGGGATCCATGATTATACGATACTGATCATTGATGATAATCCCGATATTCTCAAGCTGATGCATTTCCTTCTTAAAGATGAGTTCGATCTCCTCCTCTGCAATTCCGGACGAAAAGGGCTTGCCATGCTCCGCGAGAATATCCCGGATCTGGTCATATGTGACGTGATGATGCCTGAAATGGACGGCTATTCCTTCTGCCGCGAAGTGAAGAGCGATCCTTCCCTGAAGCATATCCCGATTATCCTCGTGACGGCCCGGGCCGGTTCCGAGATGCTGGTGGCGGGAATAGATTCGGGGGCCAATGATTACCTGGCAAAGCCCTTTGACGCGGATGAACTCAAGGCGCGGGTCAGGTCGCTCCTCCGGACCCGGACTATTGAGGAAGCCCTTGCCCTTGCAAATCACAATCTGAAAGTCCGGACCGATGACCTTGTGGACCGCCAGCGGATCCTTCTCCTTGCCATGGTTAAGTCCCTGGTGTCGACGATCGAGGCCAAGGATAATTACACCAAGGACCATTCCCTTCGCGTGAGCAGGTACTCCATGGCCCTGGCGCGCAAGATGGGTTTTGCCGACCATGAGCTCAAGGACCTGGAGCTTGCCGCCCTTCTTCATGACGTCGGCAAGATAGCCGTTCCCGAAGAGATATTGCACAATACCTGCAAGCTGACGGATAGCGAGTTCGCCCAGATCAAGAACCATCCCGTGAACGGCGCACTGATCATCAAGCCCATAACGGAGTTCAACAACGTCGCGTCGATCATCATCGCCCACCATGAGCATTACAACGGCAAGGGATACCCCAACGCCCTGTACAAGGACGATATCCCCATCGGGGCACGAGTCATGGCCATTGCCGATGCCTATGACGCGATGACATCGGAGCGGCCCTATCGGACAGCCCTGTCCCACAATTTTACATTGAAGGAAATCGTGCGCTGCTCCGGATCGCAGTTCGATCCGGGCATCGTGGATATTTTCCTTGGGATCCACGATTCCTTCAGCGAGATACACGCTTCCGGGGCCCTGGCGGCGAGTATCGAAAACAATTAA